In Lactuca sativa cultivar Salinas chromosome 5, Lsat_Salinas_v11, whole genome shotgun sequence, the DNA window ATCAAGTCAGAAATCGAAAACACGTTTAGAAATTTGGCATAATAGTGGTCCAGTTCAATAGTATACCAGACCTAAAATTCAATTCCTCGAGGTGGAAAGGTGAGAAACAGACAAGAATAGCGGTCCAGTTCTTTGACTTCTACCTGCAATCAAATGAAGAAAGTGAGTGGGTTTAGGATTTCCTGAAGGAAGCAACAAGGAGTATGACATGATCGAGACACATACACCCTTCGTCTCCGTAAGGTAAAATAGATCAAGCACCTGTTTCGTTCATTTGTTGATTTGCAAACTGGGATATTGATTCATCATCCAAATCGAAAGCCTTTCAATAACCTACTTACACTGCTTGATGTACCAGACTGCTTGAGACCAATAAAATGGATTTCGTTCATCTGAAATCGAAGGATCAACAGATTGATTTCAGAGATCTGTTGTTGATTGATTTTCAACGGTGTTTGTTGAAAtcgacacacacatacacacctgCAAATCCAGTTGAAATCGACATACTCACACACGTTGGTTGGATGAGTAATCGAGGGAATGTTAGCTTCAGTGGTTCTTAAATTTGCAGATGTAAAACAGGATGAAAGGGAGGGGGAATGAAAAAAGAAGAGAACGTTaggtggagagggagagagagagagagagagagagagagagagggtggaccccttcttattttttttattattaaaatcaacaagttagtattatatttaaaaagaaatgaaagaaaaatggaaaataaatactccaagggtattacagtcatttcactatttggagggaccaaaaacgcaacgaaactagctcaaaaggaccatcaatccaaaaaagtcgtggtttggactaaaaccttaaaaaaatgcataccacaatgACCATTTTTTCAATTTGTCAAACAAATATTTGCTATCAACCCTACCCAACCATTTCTAAAtagactaaactgcacaaatggtccctgtggtttgctcaaaattgtcactttggtccaaaaaagtttggactagcactagaggtccaaagttttcaatttgttgcttgtttggtccaatctattttgatttttttcaaaatgacgAATTTGCCCCTATTAATatgattttctttttttcttattttttttttctgattttcagatttataaaaataaaaaataaaataactctctctctctctctcttatttatttttctgatttttcagatttaaaaaaattaaaaaaataaaaatctctCTCTTCTGTATTTGAGTGTGTGTTTATTGTGTGAAAATAATTTCAGCACAATGCTCTTGAACTTGGAACCCACCTTCAATATCTCACCCGCCATAACAGTCACTGGAGTCGGAGGAGACGAGGTCAGACCAAGATCCAGGTGCTCGATGAAACACCTGAAAGAAGAAGGATCGTCATCGCCACCACCTCAACCACAACCACCTTCAACCCTACTTTCAGCCCTCAACGTCTCCGGCACCACTAACCTCCGTCAGGAAAATCCTTATATGAAGACGAAGGGGTCTCTCtctttctatctctctctctctatctatctatctctctctccctctccctcgttAAAGCTTACTGAACAAACCTGGGTAACGGAGAAGATGCAGGGCGGCAACCTAGGGTTTCAGACGCGTCAAAGTTTATCTACTTCATCTATCGCACTGGTGTTATACTTGTCTAATGGTGGTTGTAATTTCTAGTGGGTGGAGTTGGGGATCTTGATCGAACCTTTCATCCCCAAATCAAAAATCCGACTATTATTTCTAACCTTGAAGATGAAAATAATTGTGATTTATTCCATATTATGGGGTTTCTCCTCCTGCCTCCATGTGGGAGAATTCCAACATAATTCTTCTGAAATTTCATAGGGCAGGAGACATTAGGTTCAAAAACGATGATGGATTCTAGTGTTCAATCTTTCCGATGTTGAAACTAATCTTTCAGAAGATGAAACTGTTGTGCTTTTTTATTCCAAAGAACAAAAAATGGATGCAAGTGACTAcaacatttcattttttttatttgtcccacatattcatccaagttgcataaccGGTGCTCAAATAATAGGGGTGGATAGTTCTTTTaaggttttgagagagagagggttttgtcttttttaatttgtttttaatttttcttttactaAGAAAAATAtctaaataaatacaaaaaaatgaaaaaaaaaaacaaaaaacaatgacaaaatcatcattataaaaaagttcaaaaCAAATTTGACCAatctcgcaacaaaatgaaaaatttagacttatttgaacaaaaataacaattttcagcaaaccctagaccatttgtgcagttttgtcttcTAAATAGCAACAAAATTTGGACTCAATATTACATACGTATcgccaaaaaatatatatttttattaaaattagaATTCTATTTGGCAGTCGAATTTCATTCACAATGAAGGAGAAGTACAAGGCGTTAACGGAGAAGAAGAAGCTCCATTGTTACTGTTCGTATCACTGCCAGAAGTCCCCAGCGACCGAACATCTTTCAGGCACACAGAAACCGCCTCCGCTGGCAGCTTCTTCATAGGCGTTAACGGCGGTGTAATTACCACCTTCGAAGATATTTCCTCTCTCTCGTCATCGCCGGAGGACTCTTCCGTTCCCAACCGAGAAGGTGACGAGTCCGGCGTCTCAAAGGGAGTATCATCATCTTCCATCATTTTCCCGCTTCTACTTTCACCATCAAAAACCGGATTTGAAATGTAAACTAATGGAGACCCATTTCGGATTTCCATTTTATCTTGGCATTGGGCTCCGCCGGAATCTTGATTTTCCGGTGAGTTGGTCTGAGTGGGTTGCTTTTCTATGTCGTAGCTGGCATCCGCAGGGTAAAGGAAGCTATCAAGGGTTGAATGAGAATGAGAATGAGCATGAGAATGTATAGATGGGTTGTCGCCGGTGGTGGTGGCATTGGGAGTTGTAAATTGACGGCGGCGGTTGCGGCGGCGTTGGAGGAAAGGCGAACAGTAGAGCTCAGCTAAGAGAAGCAAAATCAAGCCCAAAACCATGGCGAGACTGACCACTAGAACCAGAGTTAACAAGATTATGAGATTTGAAGTACCCTTCATCTCTCTCTTACTGTGTGATTTGAAGTTTGAAgtgaaagaaatgaagaatgtgaTACTTCTGCAATTATACAAATAAATGGCAGATCACTTCAGGCCAATTCTTTTGGCGGGAAAAAGGGGGCCATTTTGATTGGCTAAACAGTGGGTGGGAGGCATTCCAAAGAGTTGTCAACATTTGTTCTAAAACGGGTATTAATTTATTGAGGTTCGTTACATAAAAAGAAATGTTTGTAAGCGATAAGATATTTTGGTGTTTAACGGATAACCAAATTATTTGACGACATTTATATGGACTTGTGGATTTTAACTAGATTAAAGATGTGTAAATGAATTTATTGGAAGCTTTTATCATTTACATATTTAAACGTGAGGAAATTACATGTAAGATAGTTTCCTTGTAAAATTAactcttttattttataaaatgacaaGAGTTTAAATTAACTAGTAATTAAAAACTGTAATTTTTGTTTGTTATATTAGTATTTGACAAAAATAATTAGaagtttttaaaattatataaaatgacaattatataaaaagataaatatataaatatgatttttagacAATTATGGAGCTTGATTTTAAAAACTCAATAATTATTTCTTAAACGCTACGTGAGGTAGATTTTATTTAAACTaatgtgttgtttgttttttgtaaaAAACATCTTCAGACCTCTTATTGTTGTGTGGCGTATTACACGTGCATCACTTTTAATCTCGCTAATTGTTTGTTTTTTGGTAGTCTTCAAGGTGAAAAAACATTTTTGTGTGTTCTGTTTGGCGCAACACTTGTATTGTCTTTTCCAGCCTTTTCCAAcctcttcttcttttttcttgcTAAATTCTTGATTATATGTTGCTAAAatcttattttctattttttcgtttttttttgtttattcttgttgaattctttttttttcgatttatattgaataatgataatttcttgatgaaatatcattattttttgctaaaatatctttatttttttgttgaaatatcattatttcttgttgaaatattataattttttgcTGAAATGtcataaattattaatttttcagTCTTAAAAAACTATTTCGGTTTATAAaactagtttattttaattttttattatctgCAGCagcatgcagatgttaaaaaaaaaaaaaaaaaaaaaaaaaaaaaaaaaaaaaaacatgcttCTTATATAGTCTGCAACCGTTTAGTCCACCTCTTCTATTATaaaggtggtccgcagacttcatgaatttttttcttcagaaaaacaaacaacatcTAAAAGTTAAAGGGTTGTACTGCCAAACAACGTTTTTATTGTTTAAATcaattataacattttattttttggaTATCAAAAGATATTATGTTATTTGTGTCCACTAAAATTGTTATGTTTTCTGATTTTCATTAACttaactagttgtgagactcatgtattacattggttaatttaaaaaaaatgttaaatataaaggtcaaaatatttgaaaactttgaatttataaaaaactaagtaaaataatgatttattataatgaaaatatttttttatcttttaaattaaaaaaatttaaataaaaaaaaaactttaattttgggaattttaaaattaaaatgtaagtttattagtgaaattaatatacatttattactatatttattgcaattattacattaaaatattatatgaaatttaataaaatagaaaaaaattataaaatgacatagaaaaaaaataaataaaataaccacaaaatgacatttgaaaaattgaatataaatgtaacaaatgacaaaaaaaaatatttatttattagaaaggatGTTTTGCATCCTCATAaggcaaaaaaaaatcaaaacaaaacaaaacagttGCATAGCTTACAGGGTAATGTaaacatttatttaaattatagAGTTTATATGGAACAACAATTACACTTTCTGGATATTCATGGTATTCAGCAATTACAGTTTTTTGTAAATAGTCAATGTCATTTAATCATTTTGGTTCCACATAGGCTACACAACCGGTTTTTCTTGCATTGTACGACTGTGaatattaaattatttaaaatcggAAAATATAATGGTTTTAATGGAcacaaaaataatataaaatacttTTTTAAGCATTGGAGATTTGGAGGATAATATAATTGATTTTCTAAGCCTTTTCTTATTATTTTTGTATAACTTTTAACAATAATGACCTGAACATTATAGAAAACCCAACTAAAAATCTAAAAGTAAAAAATCAACTAATAGAAAATATAGTAAGAATAACGTCCAATGTCATGTGTTAGATATGCAGGCATTAATTTGTAAAAAATAATGCCACCCAATCAAAATGTTGACATGTCAACAAATGCTAACTGGCTACCTGTATGCCACGTCACTCATAGCTGCAAGTGTAGTGAAATGAGAGTATGATgaattaaaaatcaaagtacACGTCGCTATAACAATTCCTAAATAAGTTGCTATTTCAGTGGGTGAGTAACTAGTGTTCATTATTTCCCTACAACAATAGCTTAGCATTTGATGTGCGAAATTAACAAAAAGTAATCCATAGTTTTCAATTttcaaagagtaaattacacgaatggtccctatggtttagggtaatttgcacgtttggtccctaacttgtttttttaactcggaaggtccctacggtttgtttttgttacgtattTGGTCCCTATCTtgcctaaaaatactattttgcctttgattttttaatttatttaaataaacacacctcaaCCCCACCacttcaccttaccttacctacggtaccattatttttctatttaaataatagtctttttaggtaaaacagggaccaagcacgtaacaaaaacaaatagtaaggaccaagcgtgtaacaaaaacaaatattaaggactttctgagttaaaaaataagatagggactaaacttgcaaattaccctaaaccatagggactatttgtgtaatttactctttttcaaATGCTAAAATTACTGGTTGTAATTTGTAGCTTACCCCAATCTTATGACCTTTGAGTCGTGTTGAGTGAGCCATGCAGAGGATATGGTTTATCACTCAAATACCGGTGTTCAATATTTTAGTTCAACCATACGAATAATCAAGTGTTATAAAAAACAAAACACTTTGTTTTCAACCTAGCAGTTGATGTGCAAAATAATTAACACTCGGAGTTCAACAACTCAGAGTTCTAAAAAGCGCGTGTAAATAACATGACAAATCTATAAACGTAAGGTGTCGGAAAGTGTATTCTCTACCATAAACATCTCAAGAAATGAACAATAAAATTAAAGAAGATATTGTTGTCATCAAGGAATCGACCATGATGAACAAACCGCCCAAGAATGGTGTTTTGAGGAAGAATACCGCTGCGGTAAAGGATGGTTGTGACTGATGCCGCCGGTTCTTCCGCCATCATCACCACCAGCCTCACTAGCGATTGCACCACCAAAGCAGTTATCGACTGGCCACCACAAGATATCTAACAAATTATTCAAAAATCAGAACCATTATATGATTTAATTGACAAACAAAATTGCAAATTATTTTAAGCTTACCATGTTCAATGATGGAGcaaaaaaaataagattgaagTTTGTTTCTTCTTGTTTACTCTATTTTTATGTCGTGGTTTTAGAGGAGGGAAGGTTGGTGGAGTAGTTGAGTTTGTAAATAAATATATACCACCAGAACTTCAAAGTTCAAACCAAAGAGTACTATTCATGGGTCAACAAGGAAATATTGACGTCATATATGTAAACTTAATGTTACATGTTAACACATTAAACTTTAGGGGTGCACACCGACTAAACTAGGGAAAATATCATattgacattttttttttattattattattattattattattattatttttgcttTTCAGTGTCATGAACTTTGTTTTAACCTATTGTTTTCAACCTTAACCCATTATAGCATGTTGTAATGTCACCTAAGAACATACTTAATACACTTGGATCCTACATGTAAACTAATCAAGATGAAATTTCCGAAAAAAAGTCAAACCACTAACTTTCTTTACTTACAAGTCAAAATTAACACCAAAATGTTAATCAAGCATTTCCATCATCTTCTCAACACCATCAATTTCTACATCAAAACCTTCATTCGTTATTAGATTCCATATATTTGAAGCTTCAACCAAATTATTACTGACGTCACAAAGCTTACGATGACGATGAGTAGGGGCAAAAGATGAAAGCATAGACGACGATGAATAGGAACAAACGGGTAAAACCCATAAATCAAATGTTTGAAACTCAACAATCACCTAAGGCTGTTTGGAACCCAAAAATCATAGCAAAAATCAAATGTTTGAAACCCAAAAATCGCCTAAGGTTGTTTGATCCTTATTTGCAGGAAACCGAAGGTTTGTGGTGAAAACCCAGAACATACAACAATGGTTTTTgaagaaaaacctagatctaaaacGTTGGTGTGCTAGAAAAAAATTGAAGGTTACATTCCTCTTCCTCTTCTTATCGATTTCCACCTCACCATTATTACTCTCAGCTTTTTTGCCCCAATTTACACCTCCCAATTCCCCCCGATTTGAGCGAGCTCTATTATAACCAACAAAATTCTCTTTTGATACAGAAAAAAGTAAGTATCCTTGGGACAGTATAGTGTGCATTGCATGCCAGAACTCCTAAAGAAATTAATACATAAAAAGGAATAGCTTTCATCGTATTCATCATCAACAGCTCATTTGAAGAAAGAAGGCATGAAGAACAATATGGGTACAGATGCAAAAACTGAAGCAAATTCATCAGTTGTCTCTTCTGTAACAGTTTTAGGGGCCAAAGAGACTATCATACAACTATATCCTTAGATGATGATATGCGCAAGAGGAAGGAGATTGGCGATGTGGGTTTGCAAACATAAACTAGCAACATTCATTAAATTAGGTACGTGTATAACAATAAAGTTGTGAGAAAATGATACATCGCTGCAGCTAGAGCGAGTTTCAGGTCGAAAATGATCTCTAAATCGTTGGGTCTCAAATACCATCTTTTCATTCTGTCACCATCTAAATCGTTCTTTGTAACAAAATCCAGAAGTGAATCGAACCCAGAAAAACGATTAGAAACAAGATGAAGAATAAGAAATAGATGATATTATCCATTTGTTTTTCAACCCCATTTCTTTTTGAATGTGTGTCTGTAGAGTTTTGAATCACTTTCGTATCGTGACCAGGGAAGATGACGACGCCATAGATGTAATATGAGTTTCAAGCATACGTCACCACATTTTACTAGGTTACCCGACAACACCTTTTAAAATGGTAAACTCAAACTTTATTCTCTGAACgtgaaaaaaaataattaagtgGCATTTTAAAACAATCGTTGGGTTAAAATGATATTTTCCCACTAAACTAATAACAATATTTTCAAATATTCCAATTATAAACAAATTAACTTATAAGCTactttataaattaatttttttgttttaccaAATGCTAAATTACAATAAACTAACTTATTTTTACTTAAACACATAcataaatgataaattgaaattaCAAATGAAAGACTGATTTGATTCTTTAATATCAACAGCTTTTAGATTTGCCCATGTACTTCGAGCTAATTGCATCTCTGAACTTGAACTTGTAGTTTGAGCAACTTAAGCCTTGTGTTGCTTCATATGGTAACGGATAAGAAATATATGAGGCCTACGACCAAGTTTAGGTCTATCCCATTCCTATCACGTATAGTAATGAATAGAACCCAAAAAATTGTTGATGCTTTGTAGGTAAATAACGATATAAATGCAACTAATTTCCTCATAGTTTTAATCGATATTTATCTATGGCAACATTTGAGGTAAAGTAGGTTAAGAAATCAATACATAGAAAATGATAGGCATTCGACAAGGACCGTACAAACGATCGTCACCCTCGACATCATCGGTATGGTCTGTCGAGCGGGAAAGCATTAGCGAGTTTGTCGACACTGGCGAAGAAGGCTATAATGAAGTATATGTGTGATTATGAAGTTGGTCTGTAGATGAATACAACAAGTAACAGAGGAAGTCAGAGTAAAGAGAAAAAACAAGAAACGAATCAAGGTATACTGCATAAACTCGCAGGAACTTTTATTGAAGTAAAACTCACTCAAAAACTCCAATCTATGAATCTGATTACAGGAAcctattatatatataataaacataactCATTAGTATTAAACTAGGGTTCGTAAATAATTTTCCATGTAAAGCATTCCTTATGGCTTAAGGAAAACTCTGGAACATGGACAACATACCAAGTTATCACCATCCACATCAAAACACGCCTACATGCCTTATCTGACTTAGAAATTCGCCAACAATCACACCCTAAATTTATGAGTTAAGGGTAATTCTTGCATGCCAAGTAACGTGCTCATTTCCGTGAACCTTATCTAACCTAAGGACTTCGTAAGTGGATATGTTCGTTGCTTGTCTCCCGAAACATGTTCCACTGTCACTTGCTCGTTTTCAACATGCTCTCGAATGAAGTGCAATCAAGTGTTGATGTGTTATCTTCTTCCATGAAAGACAAAGTTCTTTGACAATGTAATTGTTGATTTGTTGTCTATACGAATCAACACCTTCTGTTTCTTCATTCCTGTCAACTGTAACGCCCacgattcgggctagtcaatttagagacaataaacgtTAAAAATGTTTTTTGATAGAAAGGTTATTTAGGAGAAATaaccttaaccaaagttatagtatgtACGACAAAGATTGAAgatctaaacaagaattgaagatcacATTAATAGGAATTCatcaatataaagacagtcgagaacggacGTTAGATGAGAGAGTTAcaaatttttaatggactttaacagtctaagcctattaaaaatataactttaaaaataaagtcaaaattagccaacagagtctaaatggAAATTGTAGATCTCGTCAATAGCTACGCGTAGATATAAAATCCGTCCAAGACGGAGCTCATATTAAGAAGATATGAGTTTTCTAAGATTTTATTAAAATCTGCACCCAGTCGCGCGCATAGACAAGATGTGCGACGCACATCAACAACCCACGAGATTACGACACGTGTCACCACTAGATGAATGTTACGTCACCACCTCCGACATAGTGCATGGAGCGCACCGATAGGGTGCCCTGCGTGCATTGTTTTTTCAAGCTATAAAT includes these proteins:
- the LOC111918616 gene encoding uncharacterized protein LOC111918616 — encoded protein: MVLGLILLLLAELYCSPFLQRRRNRRRQFTTPNATTTGDNPSIHSHAHSHSHSTLDSFLYPADASYDIEKQPTQTNSPENQDSGGAQCQDKMEIRNGSPLVYISNPVFDGESRSGKMMEDDDTPFETPDSSPSRLGTEESSGDDEREEISSKVVITPPLTPMKKLPAEAVSVCLKDVRSLGTSGSDTNSNNGASSSPLTPCTSPSL